One Chloroflexota bacterium genomic window, ACCTCCATAACTGACGAACGGCAATGGGACGCCGGTGTTTGGCACGAGGTGGCTCACCACCGCCATATTGAGCAGGGCTTGCCATGAGATGAGAAGGGTGGCGCCGGTGGCCAGGGCCCGGCCAAGCGGGTCGCGCGCTCCGCTGGCAATCGTGAGTCCCCGCCATGCGAAGATGAGGAAGAGACCGAGTACCAGCGACGTGCCGATGAACCCGATCTCTTCCCCCACGATTGCAAAAATCGTGTCGGTGTGGGCATTGGGGACGAAGAAGTATTTCTGACGGCTCGCTCCAAGCCCCAGTCCTGCCCAGCCGCCGGAGCCGAGGGCGATGAGAGCCTGGGTTGTGTGCCATCCAATGCCTCCGGGATCGGCCCACGGGTCGACGAATGCTCGGATTCGGTCGGCCTTGTAACCCGAGTTGATGACGAAGTTGACGAGCAGGACGCATCCGATGATGGCGCCGAGCAGGGCGTGGAGGACGTTGGCGCCGGCAACGAAGAACACTGACGCGGCCGTGAGGACGAGAACGATCGCGGTGCCAAGGTCCGGCTCCACGAGCACCAGGCCCGCCGAGATGGCCAGGATCAGGGCGAATGGAATGGTCCCAAACGTCAGCTTTTGGATGTCACCTCCGACGCGCGTGATCCATGCCCCGAGATAGAGGACGACCGCCAGCTTCACCATCTCACTGGGCTGGAAGGACAGAATCGGTCCGAGGGAGAGCCAGCGGCTTGCCCCGTACGTGGCGACACTCACCCCGGGAATGAGGACCACCGCGAGGAGTCCCACGGTAACCACGTAGATGGGCACCGCCATGCGCTGCCAGATGTGGTAGTCGATGCGGGACATTGTGGCGAGGACGACGAGCCCAACGCCCACCCACAGCACGTGGCGGACAAGGAAATAGGTGTCGTCGCCAAATTCGGTCTCCGCGACGACGAAGCTGGCGCTGAACACCATGGCAACCCCGATGACGAGCAGCGCCGCCACGGCGATGATGAGACCCATGTCGATCGCAAACCGCGGGCGGACATCCGAGCGCGCGTTTAGCATGGACCGACCCGCGATACGCGCGGCCGCCGGGCACGCGGTGGGCTGCTCGATGCGAGCGACGCGACGGACGCGCGGAACGCCTCGCCGCGCGCCTCATAGTCGCGGAATTCGTCGAAGCTGGTACATCCCGGTGAGAGCAACACGACGTCTCCAGGCTCCGCGGCTCGCGTTGCCAGTCGGACCACCTCGCTGAACGATCGGGCGATCGTGACCGGAACGCTGGAGCCAGCCGCCCTTAGCGCGCGGTCGATGAGCGGCGCCGCCTCGCCCACCAGCACGACTGCGCGCGCCCGGCGGCTAATGAGCTGAGCCCAATCCTCCATCGGTGTATGTTTGTCCCGCCCGCCGGCGATCAGAACCACTGGGGCGTCGAAGGATCGTAGCGCCGCCATGGACCGCTCAGGCGACGTGGCGATGGAGTCGTTGACGTAGGTAACGCCGTCCACGGTCGCGACGACCTCGAGGCGATGGGCAACCGGTTCGAAAGCGCGTAAGGCCCGCCGAATCGGCTCGACCCCGCAGCCCGCGGCCTGCGCAATGCACGCTGCCGCGAGGGCATTGGCCACGTTGTGATCGCCGCGCAAGTTGATCTCGGCGCGGTTCAGCAGGGGCACGAAGTGTCCGTCCCCGCCCGGTGGGCTTGCTAGCCAGAGGATCGAGCCATCGTACCAGGCGCCGGACGCAGGTCCGGTCATTCTGAAGTCAACGGTGGCGCTCGCGTGCGCGAGCGACCGGACGATCGGATCGTCGGCGTTGAGAATGGCCGTGTCCACGGGGAGTTGATGACGAATGATGTTCGCCTTGGCGCGGACGTAGTCCTCCATGTCCGCGTGGCGATCCAAATGGTTGGGCGTGATGTTGAGAATCGCAGCAATTCTTGGAGACTGGGACACATCGGCGAGTTGAAAGCTGCTCAGCTCCAGAACACACCACGTCTGCTCGGTGATGTCCGGCAGCCGTCGCAGCATGGGCGTTCCGATATTGCCGCCCACAACGGATGGGATGTCGCCCGCTGCCAGAATCGACCCCACCATGGTAGTCGTCGTGGTCTTGCCGCTACTGCCCGTGATCCCGATGATCGGCCCGGGGCAAAGTTCAAAGAAGAGCCGCGTAGCGCTGGAGACGCGCGCACCGACCGCGCGGGCCCGCGCGACGACGGGCTCCGATTGCGCCACGCCCGGGCTGACGAAGATCTCGTCGCAGTCCACGAGATCTTCGGCCGTCTGCTGGCCGAGACTGAAGCGAACATCGAATCCGCGGAGCGCGGTCAGCGCCTCCTGGAGTCGTTCGGCAGGTGCCCGGTCGCTCACCACGACTTCGCGCGCCCGTGGCGCGAGAAATTCGACGAGATCAACACCCTCTCGCCCGAGTCCCACGATCCCTATGCGCTCGGTGCGCAATTCGCCGAGCCTGGCGACCGCGGCGGCGGAGAGGCGAGCCGCGAAGCCGTGGTCCGCTGTTCCGTGAGCGCGTGCGCGATCGGTCAATCGTTTACCGTGGTCAAAACGCGCGGCGACTCCCATCTAGATGAGCGCAAGAGCGATTCCCACCATGCCCGTCAGCATACTTACCAGCCAGAACCGTTGCGCGACGTGGGTCTCGGACCATCCGAGCATCTCGAAATGGTGGTGGAGCGGAGACATCCGGAACAGGCGTCGCCCGCCGGTGAGCTTGAAAAACGCTACCTGGAGAATAACAGACGCAGCTTCGGCCACGAACACGAATCCGATGATCGGTAGCAGGAGCAGGTGTCCGGTCATGAGAGCGACGGCCGCCAGGGCAGCGCCCAGGGACAGAGCGCCCGTATCCCCCATGAACAGGTCCGCCGGGTAGGCGTTGAACCAGAGAAAGGCAAGTAGAGCGCCCACGACGGTGAAGCAGAACGTCGCGAGCGGAGACTGGCCCTGGAGATGGGCGATGATTCCATAGCACGCGAATGCCACGGCGGCGCACACGCCAGCCAGGCTGTCCAGCCCATCAGTCAGGTTCACGGCGTTCGCAGTGGCGACGATAGCTAGGGCTGCCAGGGGTATGTACCACGGTCCGATGTGGAGCCGCTCGGTCACGGTCGGAACGAAGAGGTAATCGAGGCCGAGGATCCAGTAGATGGCGGCAGCGCACGCGAGCGCAATGGCTGTCAGCCCGCCGAACTTGATTCGAACGGTTAAGCCTTCCGCCGTATGTCCCCGAATACCCAGGACGTCGTCGAGGGAACCCAGGAGCCCTGTGGCTGCCGTCGCGCCCAACGGCACGATGATGGAAGGATTGTTCAGAACGTTGAACGCGGCTGTCGAGATGAAGACCGATCCCCAAACGACGATGCCGCCCATGGTCGGTGTGCCCATCTTTTGCTGGTGCGTCTCCGGGCCCTCCGATCGAATCTGCTTTCCGATCCCTAGCCGACGCAGGACGCGGATCGCCGGAAAACCAGCGATGAAGGCGATACCGAAGGCGACCGTGGCGATCGCGAGTGCGTATGACAAATCCCCCCCGGAGTCCAGGCTCGGATCGCGCGCTAGGATGGGCGTCCAGTTCGATCGGCGTCCGGGCTCCGAAGCGCCTCAACGATTCGGTCGAGGCGCACCCCATGGGAACCTTTGATGAGAACGACGTCTCCTGGCTGAATCTCTCGGGCGATGGCTTCGATCGCGTCTTCTGGTGACGAAAAGCGCTGAATTGTGGCTGGCGAGAGGCCGGCCGCTGATGCCGCATGCGCGATCTCTTCCGATCGCGGACCGACCGCTATCAGTCGGTCGACCGTCCTGGCCGCCCGCCGTCCGACGATGCGGTGCCCCTCCCGCTCGAACGATCCCAGCTCGAGCATGTCTCCCAGCACCGCGATGTGCCGTCCCTCGGTTTCGGCGAGAAGGTCCAGGGCGGCCAACATGGAGGTGGGGCTGGCGTTGTACGCGTCGTTGAGCAGTGTCGAGTGATTGGGCCCGGGAATGCGCTGCAGCCGCCCATCGATGCTGATCTCCAACCCACGAATGCGGG contains:
- the ftsW gene encoding putative lipid II flippase FtsW, with product MLNARSDVRPRFAIDMGLIIAVAALLVIGVAMVFSASFVVAETEFGDDTYFLVRHVLWVGVGLVVLATMSRIDYHIWQRMAVPIYVVTVGLLAVVLIPGVSVATYGASRWLSLGPILSFQPSEMVKLAVVLYLGAWITRVGGDIQKLTFGTIPFALILAISAGLVLVEPDLGTAIVLVLTAASVFFVAGANVLHALLGAIIGCVLLVNFVINSGYKADRIRAFVDPWADPGGIGWHTTQALIALGSGGWAGLGLGASRQKYFFVPNAHTDTIFAIVGEEIGFIGTSLVLGLFLIFAWRGLTIASGARDPLGRALATGATLLISWQALLNMAVVSHLVPNTGVPLPFVSYGGSSTVVSLAAVGILLNVSRTVDPQRRSWRAWLGASLDSRAGPADSEYEPPPNRTERRAKSAASERAKSERGRSAAPTPKRLAPTHR
- the murD gene encoding UDP-N-acetylmuramoyl-L-alanine--D-glutamate ligase — translated: MTDRARAHGTADHGFAARLSAAAVARLGELRTERIGIVGLGREGVDLVEFLAPRAREVVVSDRAPAERLQEALTALRGFDVRFSLGQQTAEDLVDCDEIFVSPGVAQSEPVVARARAVGARVSSATRLFFELCPGPIIGITGSSGKTTTTTMVGSILAAGDIPSVVGGNIGTPMLRRLPDITEQTWCVLELSSFQLADVSQSPRIAAILNITPNHLDRHADMEDYVRAKANIIRHQLPVDTAILNADDPIVRSLAHASATVDFRMTGPASGAWYDGSILWLASPPGGDGHFVPLLNRAEINLRGDHNVANALAAACIAQAAGCGVEPIRRALRAFEPVAHRLEVVATVDGVTYVNDSIATSPERSMAALRSFDAPVVLIAGGRDKHTPMEDWAQLISRRARAVVLVGEAAPLIDRALRAAGSSVPVTIARSFSEVVRLATRAAEPGDVVLLSPGCTSFDEFRDYEARGEAFRASVASLASSSPPRARRPRVSRVGPC
- the mraY gene encoding phospho-N-acetylmuramoyl-pentapeptide-transferase → MSYALAIATVAFGIAFIAGFPAIRVLRRLGIGKQIRSEGPETHQQKMGTPTMGGIVVWGSVFISTAAFNVLNNPSIIVPLGATAATGLLGSLDDVLGIRGHTAEGLTVRIKFGGLTAIALACAAAIYWILGLDYLFVPTVTERLHIGPWYIPLAALAIVATANAVNLTDGLDSLAGVCAAVAFACYGIIAHLQGQSPLATFCFTVVGALLAFLWFNAYPADLFMGDTGALSLGAALAAVALMTGHLLLLPIIGFVFVAEAASVILQVAFFKLTGGRRLFRMSPLHHHFEMLGWSETHVAQRFWLVSMLTGMVGIALALI